The genomic stretch ATGCGGGTTCCGTTGTAGGAGGACTGAAACCATTTCACCTTGATGGCCGTTTCGCCACCGGCGCCGGCAGTATTAAGCCCCTCATCGGCCACCTGGGCCGGCACGACGAAATTGGGCCCCTGGGTCGTGCAGACGGACATCGGCGACATGACCCCCTCCTCGAAGCCGGTACGGACCTCGCCGACCGATACTGCGGCGCTTTGCGTTGCGCTGTTGCCGGTGCTGTCGGTGGCGGTCAGCGTGATGGTGTACTTGCCGGATGATGCGTAAGTGTGGCTGACGCGAGCGCCGCTACCGGTATCGCCATCGCCGAAACTCCAGCTATAGCTGATGATGCCTTCACCGCCGCTCGACGCACCAGCGTCAAAGTTCAACGTCAGTTGGTTGGCGACATAGGACAGGTCCGTTTTAAGAGCTGCTCCAACGGTATGAGGGATGAACAGCGCCAGGAAAAAACAAAAGAGGGCGAAAAAACTCCTAAATACAATCATTTGAATATCCTTAGTAAATGTCATGGCTGCGACCTGGTCAGTAGGCTGCATGTGCATGTTCCATTCAGAACCGGCCTGAACAGGATATGGACTTATGTTGAAAATGGGAATATATGGGCTAAACGGGATACCTATGACAATTCCACCCCGGCGGGTAATGAGTCATCGAATGCAGCGTCGATGGAGAGTCCACCGTACTGAAAGCAAAAAAACCTATCTTTTGGAGAAGGACGTTTTTTGGCAAAATCGCCCGATATGACCACTCAGGAGATGACAGGTTATGAGTTCAGGACAACGCGCACTGATTATCGGCGCTTCCCGCGGGCTGGGATTAGGCATCGCCACCGCCTTGCATCAGCAGGGTTGGGCCGTCACCGCTACCCGACGCTCGCCTTCCGCCGCCACCGACAACCTGCCGGTGCGCTGGCTGGCGCTGGATATCAATGACGCCTCGCAGCGCGCCGCATGTTGCCAGACGCTGGCGCAGGACAGTTTTGATCTGGTGCTGATTAATGCAGGCGTCTATGGCCCGGAGCGACAGGATCTGGCCGCTCTCGATCCCGAGCAGTTGATTCCCTTATTTCTGACCAACACGCTGGCGCCGATCGCGCTGGCGTCGGCGCTGTTGCCGCATCTGGCGGAGCACGCCACGCTGGCGTTCATGACGTCACGGCTGGGCAGCCTGACGGAAAACGCCAGCGCGGAACTGCCCTTCTATGCCGCCAGCAAGGCGGCGCTGAACATGCTGACGCGCGGGCTGAGCGACGCCGTGTCCGACCGTCAGGTTACGCTGCTGTCATTACACCCCGGCTGGGTACAAACCGACCTTGGCGGCAGCGGTGCGCCGCTAACGGTGGAGAGCAGCGTCAGCGGCCTGTTGCAACAGATAGCGCGTTATCAGGGCAAAGGCGGCCACCATTTTGTCGACTATGCCGGCAACCGGCTGGCATGGTGATACCGCGCGCCAGCGTCCGATAACCGGGGCCGGCGCGCCGTAAAATCAACGGAGGGGATAAAAACGCTCAGCGCGGTTTGGGAATGTTGAACTGCGTCAGGGTTGGGTTGACGGTGTTGGCAAAATCCGCCCGGCGATGTTTAAGCTTGCTTTTCGCCTTGAAGAAGTTGACCAGTTCGGCAATCCCCATCCCGATACTCAGCGCGCCGCTGACCGCCCAGCCCACCGGCCCGGCCGCGGCGCCCACCGCCGAAGCCGCCGCCGCCCCCGCGGCTTCGCCCGCCACCGCGCCAACCACCTTGCCGGCTACCGCCGCGCCGACTCGTCCCGCCAGGCCGATCGCGGTTTTGCTGCCGGCCGTCTTGCTCAGATCGGTGATATGCAACGACGATTTGGCGACATCCATCAGGTGGCGCCCCATCTGCCCGGTCAGTTGCGCATCGCCGGGCGCGCGACGATCGGCCGCGTTTTGAGCGACGGAATTTGCCCCAAGCCCGGTGGTGGTCGGCGTCAACAGGCCGCTATCCCCAGGGCGCGCTAACCGCGCCAG from Dickeya fangzhongdai encodes the following:
- a CDS encoding SDR family oxidoreductase; the encoded protein is MSSGQRALIIGASRGLGLGIATALHQQGWAVTATRRSPSAATDNLPVRWLALDINDASQRAACCQTLAQDSFDLVLINAGVYGPERQDLAALDPEQLIPLFLTNTLAPIALASALLPHLAEHATLAFMTSRLGSLTENASAELPFYAASKAALNMLTRGLSDAVSDRQVTLLSLHPGWVQTDLGGSGAPLTVESSVSGLLQQIARYQGKGGHHFVDYAGNRLAW